TGggttttatagaaataaagttTTTTGATCAATCAACTTTTTTCTGACGGTTTGAGAAAGGATGGTAATCAGTAAGGCTTAGCCTAATAAGAGCCTAAGAACAGCTTTTGGAAAGTTTCTCTTGAGTACTACTGCACTACTCCCATACTCTCCAGATGGAACCTTCCAGGGAAAGGGGTGAGAAAAGCAACATAAAGTTGGGAAATAGTGTGGAGAGCTTCCCCCTTACCCAAAACAGGATCCCAGTAATCTCCCTTTTACATGAAACAGCAGTGGGGGGAGATAAAGGTTGATTTCCTCTCCAGTTTTTGGATTTAAAGTGACTTTACATGTTCTGTTCTTTTCTTGTGCATGGCCACATTTGAGGCTTTGGGATCTCCTTCAACAGAGGACAACCTAACTGCAATGTGACTATCTGCAGAAAAAGTAGAGTGCCCCACACCTCCCTAGTCAATAAAAGCCCTACTCTTTTACAGGAATTTCAGCCTCTTCAATGGCCCATTACTTTAATACACCAGCCTGGGACATTATTTGCAGAGAGGACTGGGTTCTGCTTTCTACATTGACTTCTAAGCCCACTATCTAAGCAAAACACTTAATTTGAGGGGTTACTGCCTTCAATATCAGGTTTATTGTGTTGCTTTCACCCCAAACCCTCTTTTCCCCCCACCACACAAGGACCATCTAGAGGGGACTTCTGCAGCATCTGGTGATACCCAATCTTAAGTTGGTCCACTGAAACGTGGCCAGGGTGCCCACCAGGGGCTAGGAATCcaaggggtgggtggggaagagacaaaaagggaaggaaggccCAGAGCAATTGAGATTTGGACACCTAGCTCCCCTTACTAAAAGCAAGGGTTCACAATCCATATCATCCAGCCTACTAGGCTGTGGGGAGAAAGCGGTGACAACCTTTAGTCCAATTGTGCCCGCTGCTTAGGTGCTGGAGGTTGGTAGGCTCCTTCTTAAAGATACTGGCAGGAAAACAAATTAGGTATTGGGAAGAGGAGCAAGCCATGGGTAGAACTTctctccaccctccccccacAGGTCCTCAGGAACAGAGAGCAGCTTCTGATCATTGTCCTTGAAGGGCTCCTCAATGGCTAGGGGAATTAGCCTTGTGGAACAGGTACACAGGACGCTGGAAGCCTGTAGAGAAAAGGTATAGATGAGAAGGAGTGATAtactaaagagaaaaaacagGAACTAAGGTAGCACATACAGAACTCTGGTCAATTGTCCATAGCCAATAACTAGGAATGGCAAATGATGCAGAGATGAGTGTTGCAATTTAAGACCTCCCCCAGGATTTCTAATCTTCTCAGCCAAGCTGGGAGGTGTTACCATCTACTTGAAGTCTTCTACCCACcctccattccccacccccaaaatacAGACAAAGATAGGCTAGCCTGGATCTCACCTTTGGAAGAGTTGTGGGGTGTGGCCACAAGCTCATAGCTGGAGAAGCCAACCTCAGGGGATGTCAGGTAGGAACTGAACTGCTCAGGTTTCAGCTGAATTCGATAATAATTCTTGTAGATAGTTTCCTAGGAATAAGCACAGGTACTAATCTttccttgtattcccagcactttgcACTGTCCTAGCATATTAAGTACTtgatagatgcttgttgacttattCAATCCCATTCTTCCTCCCTCAGCCAAGAATTTTGGCCAGAGCCCCATTTAACCAATacatctctccttcccccacttcaTGGGAATGATCCCTTTTACCTTCCCCTAGGGTCCAACTTACTGTGAGTGTCTTCCTCTTGCCATAGGATGACCAAGGCTGGGGCTCTAAAACCAAAATGCCCCCAGGTCGTAGATGGCGGTAGATTCTTCGAAACATTCGCTTCAATCCCTCATCACCCCAGTTCAGATGCACCCATTTAGTGAGGCTGAGACAGAGCACCACATCATACTCAGGAGCTTGGGCTTCTACCAGTTCATCTCGATCTAACACATAATTACCCTGAGAAGACAAGGTTTTTTTGGATAAAGATAAGTACAAGGAAACCAGTATTCTCCACTCCTTTATTCCACTATGGAGTCCTAAATAAATGAAGGCAGGTTTTAATCTGTAGttctgcctttcagacatttcccAAACAAGCTTATTGAGGGTACCGAACTTCCCTAATTGAATATCACTCTGCCTCACTCTGGCAGAGCAGAGAAAGCACAAGGTAAGAATTAGTAGGGAGAAGGCTGTACCATGGACAAACCACCAGAACTGATTAGTTTTATCAagagggatgtgcaaggtcaccacaGGGAGAAAGCCCTAGTGTTCAGCCTTGACCCAGTTCCAGTACTTGTCTCCCTCCCACACCAATTTTCCCTGGGGCAAAAAAGCATTGCCCCATGAGGTCTTGGGCAGCCCCTCCAGTCTTTCCCCATTCTCTGTcatccttcccactttttcccctccccccctgctCCCTGCCCCCCAGTCTTGAGTTTCAAGTGAGTTTTCTTCAGTGTTAAATTTTAACACAACTCAGCAGAATATAAGCTTTGTGAGTTCAAGGActgttcaatttgtttttatgTCCCTGGTGCCAGGCAGAAACTACGCACTTAAATGTTGAGaccaaatgaaaatttaaaaaaatcccagTCCCCAAAGCCTAAGCAAGACAGCAAAACTCCCCCACAAACTTGTCAGTTCCCTTTACCCTACTCTACAGAAGGTCTTGACCTGGAAGGTTCAGTTActatacttactacctgtgaccATGTGCAAGGCACTTAACTACTCTGGGCACttgatttcatctgtaaaatggaagggttggACTAATCTAAGGGGACCTTTGGACCTCACAAGTTCTTTCCAGGGCTAAATCTGTAAGTCCCTAAAATATTTCCCTACACCTTTTTGTTTTACTCCTGGGTAATCCACTCGAGTTTTCTAACCAATAACACTCAAACTAATAcattaaaggagaaaatttgactgCAGGCAGGATTCTAGCTTTCTCATGAAGATAAGGGTTGTTGAGACAGAGGTCTACAGTGGAAAAGCACAATGAATTCTCTGGTCTATCTAACCTGGATAACACAGAAGAAGCATTAGTTCAGATACCTATCACCTAAGAATGGTTCTTGGGACAGCTCTAAGGTCAAGTTTTTGCAGGTTTAAAATGCTCAATGGAATAATCCTAGTCTGTTGAGCAGACTCAGTTAAAGGGTGTAACAGGGAAAAGGAATCCCATTCTCACTGCCCTATAAGCAAGAACCCTGAATTCATGGGGAAGACAGGGTATAGTCATTAAGGTGAGAAGTCAAGGCCCTATCAGCACAGGCCCTAGACCATTTTCAAATGTGAGTTCCCAAGTTGCAAGAATAGTTTTGCTCTTAGCCATAActacctctcctccctcccctgtcATGGCACAGTAAACAAGTCTGCAAAAATATCCCTTACTCCAACAGCTACTAGGTCTCCTTACCGTGATGAAGACAACATTGTTGGGAAATATGGAGGCATCAGCCCCATCCAGAGGCACTTGGGGTGCAGCAATGGGGCCCCGACTGGCAGTCagggaggctgggaagcagcTCTTCTTTCGGGTGGCAGCAGTCCCCTTTCCACCCTCTGGTCCTTGGGCTCCTTCAGGTGGTTGAGGTGCAAGACGAAGTTCCTCAGATAGATAATGTCGGATGTTCTGTCGAGCAGAGTGTATGAGCCGGGCATCGATGTCTACACCCACTACTCGAGCCGGGCCCCACTTGCAAGCAATGCTTAGCGTCAGGTGGCCCACATTGCAGCCTAGGTCCAGCACATCACGGCCCTGGAACCATTCAGGCCTCATCACCCGAAGCCTCCCATCCTCACAATTTGGGTTTCGATAGCCGTAGTACTTGCAATAATTTCCGTACTGGAACTTACTTTGCTGCTTCTTGAAGCCAGCCGCAGGCAGAGGGTGGTCATGATGGCGACTCCCGCCTCTCGCCCGGACTTTCTCCTTAGGGCCCTGGCCACTAGCCCTGGCACCTGACTCAGACTTGCTGGAAGTCCTACGGCGTTTCCGGTGATGTCGGGAGGAAGACAAGGGAGCAGGTGTGGTTGAGGCAGCTGAAGGAGCTGCACGAGTGCCTGGGGGGTCCTGTGGGGCAGGCAGAAGGGGGGACACTACTTCATCCCTACAGTTGATGGCAGTGTTCAGTTCATAAGGCTGGGGGCCATCCCGGCCTTGGGACCTCTGTCGTTGTTGCAGCTGCTGGGGGGTGGTTTCTCCATGCAGCGAGGGAGTTGTGGAAGTTGGGGGAAGCGCAGAGGAGGTGGGATCACTCCCCCCCGGTCCCCCAGTCTGTTGCTGGTGGTGCTGTCCACGATGTCGATGTCTCTTTCTACCAGTCTTGAGTGGTGAGGCTCGAACCACTTGGGCCTCATCAGTGCAGGTATTGAGGCTGAGTGGGTCGGTGATGTCCTTGGGAATGAGGATTTCCACAGGGTCCCTCCCCTTCGCTGGCAGTGGGGAAGACTTGGGAGTCTCAGCATTGAGTGCTCGACTCACCTCCTCATCCAAGAGGCTATTCAGATTCAAAGGATCGAAGATATTGCCCCCCAAGAGAAAATTGGAAGGCAAGACCGGGTCGCAGTCCGAGTTAACTCGCCTACGCCTCTTGAAGGCTGGATGCTTGAAGCCACCCACATTACAGCTATTCCTCCTCTTGTTCCCACCGGTCCCGGGAGGCCTATGGGGCTGGAAGCCATTGCGCTGTCTGGGGGGTGCTGGGGTCCCTACTTCGGCCCCGCCCCAACCCCTTCGCTCCTCCTCCATGTCAGGGGGAGGGGCCTCCCCCTGCGCCATCGGATCTCCACTTCGCCGCGGATTCTGGCCAGCCCTAGCGGGGGACGGGGCCAGAAAGCCCTCCCTGCCTGATATGGTGGGCGTATGTGGGCTTGGTCCCTGTGCTGTCCCGCCACAAAGCTCCCCGGAGGAGGCCTCTCGGTGTGGCTGCACCAGAGTGCCACCGCCACCGCTGGAATCAGCTTTGAGGGGTGGCGGCGGCGGGGCCGGCACGAGGAACGGCTCCTTCTCAGCTGCCATCTCGATcatctcttcccccctcccccgaTTAGGCTAACGAGGGAGATCAGGGGGCCtacaccccctcccttttcccctcttcctccccgcCCCTTCTCCCAGTGCGCGCGTAACCCCGCTCTTCCCTTATTCTCTCGCGTCTCCACTAACCCGCGCGAGACCAAAACAAGCTGCCCGCGAGACCCGAACTGAGTAAGAAAACAACGGAGCCTGCgctttttcctccacccctcctaACGCGCGCTACCAGACACACTGCGCGTGCGCACTCCACCCCACGCCCCCTGTTGTGCCCGCACCAGGGACAGAACAAACTTAACGGctaaaggcttttaaaaaaggGAACCACCGCTTCCAAGTGACACCCCGTTTCCTTCGCAACGATCTCCCTCCCACCCGTATCCTTCGCGCACGCCCACCAACCGTCGGCGTAGGGCCGATGGGAAGAGCTTCCTTCCACCCCGTCCCGGCTCCTGGGACTGAACGTCTGCGGCCTCCGCCTGGCTGCTAGCCCTGCTGCCTTTCTACCCCGCCTCTTTCCTCCTCGAAAGGGCCACGCCTGCGCACTCGCCCTATCAGTCTCGCGCTTCTTGGCGCTGCACGTGCTGGGAGCTACCACTCACCCACCGCTCGGGACTGCAAAGTCGGTTTCTTATCCCTTTAAACAGACTTCCCTCCTCAGCCAAGAGAGGAACATAGCTGCATCCTAGAAGTGGGTAGGGGCGcagtaaattaataataatgaattacttcacacgcacacacactagGAGTGCGGGAAAGGGAAAGTGGAAATATGAGATGGATGGTGGAGGGGTTTGGAGTGCAAAGGCCTATATCCCTACGAAAGACCTGTTGTCACTAGAATAAAATTGGTGCCAAGATGTCACCTTAACTCTCACACGTTCTCCTGGCAGAGAAAAGCggctaagaaaagaaaggaaactgagctcTGCTGAAATAGCCAAAAGATTGCCTTAGACTTTCCCTAAAATGGAACGACTCGGTTTCTTCACTCTATTCCGTTTCCCTGCCTCCTAGCCAAATTAAAAAGGCCGGAAGGGGTGGGAGGTATCGCGATACTCTCTATTCTTTCCCGCCCACCGTCGCCACCCCGACTGCACCTGCGCGCACAGTCTCCCTTCTCCCTACTCCCCCCACTCTAATTTGCCTCAATCCAATCAAAAGTAACCATCACCACTTAGCAGATTCTTTGCCGTGAAGGAACGTGGCCTCGGCGCCTCTTCACATTGGAAAATGAGCTGTTTGGACCGCCCCCGATTAACGTAACCTCCCATCGACTGGCCAATAGGAGCTCGCGGGGGGGCGGGTTTAGGGAAGGGTCCTTGGGCTGCGAAGAGGGAGGGGTACCGGAGAGGGGCTAATGGCCAGTAATTCGTTGGAAAATAAAGATAAAGTGCAACAGAATTAGAATCAGGATtcggaaaaggaaaaaaaacattatcCATTCCGGGGCAGAGAACAAGCCATAATGTCAAAAGAACCCTCCCAATTATAATCAGGCGCTGCTCCTAATAACTAAAAGTTGTGACTACGGCAGAATGGGGTATGCCGGGAATTGTAGTTTTTGTAATCGCCCGGGGTGGAAGACTTGGCATGCGCCTCCCGAAGGCTCTTCCGCCTCTCCGCTTTAAACGCTTCGCCTTTGCCGTCTAGTCTCCGCGCGTGCTCAGTGAGGTAGAAGTTCGAACGCCGGAGAACTGGGCTGGCGCCCGAGCGGCCGGGCTCTTCTTTGGTGGGACAGGCGGACGGAGGTGGGGGACCGCGAGCTCGCCGGCTGTTGCCACCTGTTGTTTGTTCCTTCCCCAGTCCCAACCTTAGCTCCCCCGGTTCCTGACGCCTGGCGCGAGCCCTggcttccctccctctctccccgccCCGGGCGCCAGCAGCTGAAGCCCCGGCTGTTACGGAGGCCTTAGCGCGCCTCCGGTGACCGCCCGAGCATTTGGAGGTGGACCGAAGGCACCCCttagccctgcccctgcccccccAAAGCACTTCGCGGGAAGGGATGATTGATCCTAAGAAAGGCCTGTCAGGATCTGAAGGCTGGTGGGGAAGGAGTCCGGCCAACCCCAggcgggaggggggaggggagagctcgTCTGCACTTGGATCTCGAGCGAGGAAAGGGGCGTTTGTATTCGATTTTTCCGTCCTCGAACCCTGGGAGCGCTTCGTGGGCGGCGCTGCAGGGCGTGGGGTGACGGAAAATGCATCTGGGATCTGCGAAGGAAGTCAGCCTCCCGATGGCCAGCCTGGCATTTGCGGGCGGCAGAGCGCTTGACGTAGGCTGCCTGCTTTGCCGCTCGCCACGTCCGTGGGAGGACGAGAGCTTTATTACCCTAGTTTGACGGAGGAGGGACGAAGACCAAGCTGGTAAACGGCTCAGGGGGGTTTGAACtccatttttctgactccaagtcgaACACCTTTGTCCACCCTAGCTATATATACGCTGTTGACTAGCATTCGGACAGTAATAGTGTATTTATAGAGCCCTTTGCAAATGTCTCAGCCttacagccctgggaggtaggtgaggTATGTATATGTGAGATATTATCAcccacatatatctatatacacatatgcatatgtatacacacatatatatagggaTGTGTATTATACTAGTCCTTAAAGCTTAAAATTATACTAAGATTTTGGGgattgtatatatgtacgtataatATAGGCAAACACGTGTAAAAACacctatgtatgtatttacatatatacatatagaggtGAGGATAGTATCAGTTGCTGATTTGAAAGCTGCAGTGACACTAAGGAAAGGAGAGTGGAAGGAAAACCTTTGAAGCAATATTTGGAGAGATGTCAATGGATTTTAAGGCATAATTAACTGAGAAAAGGCTTGGTTAGCATTTTGCGTCATAGTCAAttggcaacaaacatttattgagtactagacattgtgttaagctctgggaatgaaaaaaaaagcaaaaacagcccctgatgtcaaggagcatacattctacTTGGAGAGTCAGCGTGCAAATAACTATGTTTATACaagacatacatgtatatgatatatacagaACTGAACCATGGTATATACATACCATGTATATGGTGTAAATGAACAGAATTAGACATTTAAGATAGggtcaatgtaggaatttgttttgcaaatTGGTATGTATGTGTTATAAGGGTTTTACTGTTTTTCTGTCGGTGTGTGGAAATAGTGTTAGtttgtcaaaaagaaaaatgtcattgaaatagaaaagaatagaaagaaagctagaaggagaaaacactgacaagtaggacagttttgaagattacatgttgaatttattatatatttttaaaaaaacgtTTGTAATAGAGATTTATAATTTCATGTACCATCCTCCTTGTTGTGTTCATGGTCATAGGATcgtaagatttagagctggaagtcatGGAATATAAGTCCCTAATTTTatggctgagaaaactgaaacccagagagattaggtggctcacacagctagggtctgaggcaggattccaaatAAAGAAGGTTTTTCCAATCTGAGGGAAGTTCTCTGTAAGctcaaaatgttcattttatttggtgtttgttaagttcagtattttaaaaattaaattaaattgaaaagatttttaaaaataaattttaaaagatttaaataaaaaataaataaaattaattaaatagaaaatttaaaaattgaagacTGGTCATATTTTGGAGCTTCCTTGGGCAGTCAAGACCAAGTCCTAATACATTCCCAGTAGATAGATTTACTAGAGTCTGTTATCAGTTTTCTGCCCTATAACCTTTATTTCCTTGCTGTCTTGAATGTGTTTCCTCTCCAGGTTTTAACTGAGTAGGTGGTAGTTTCTCTGAAAGTGTAGGTAGCCACTTATGAAATGTGTCCAAAGGtaaatggaggagagagagaaaatgaaatctgACATTCCATTTTGTAGTATAGAATATCCATGACCTCAAAATTTTAGAACCCCACCATGTTTAACTTATACAACAAATTCAGTCCGCTGAAGGGACCACAACTCAAAACTTTTCCTGCTCAATAAAATCTGCCAAAGCTAATACTCTACTGACATAACCTTCATCAGCTTAGGTCAACTCCACATTTTGATGAAGTATCAGAATAGAGCTTGTACCTCATCCTGTGCAGCCGtatctttctcttcccagaactTTGATCCACTTTTCctatagaaaacagaaaaaagtcatataaaaattcaAGGCCTAACTGAATCTCAGCTCTACCTTTACTAAACATTTGGGCAATAGTGGAATCTGGCAACTTTGTTTAACGTTGTTAAAAAGGAACCctggattctttttttctattatttttttatttctgctagttaacaaacgtttattaagtatatactctatgccaggtattgtgcaaATTGATGGGgacacaaaggaaggcaaaagacaatccttgctctcaagaaattcacagtttaatgggggaaacaacatacaaatgatatattcaggataaattggaaatagtcaACTGAGAGAAGGGACATTAAAGATGActgggaaagtcttcttgtaggaggaagaattttagctgagacttgaagggaagCGAAGAAACTAAGAGACAGAGGCGGGAGAGTATTCTAGGAATGGAGGATAAAAAGTGAAAATGCATGTGTTGGGAGCAGATTCTATGTGAATGCTATCTCTTGCCTGAAGAAAAGTGAaggagtccagtgtcactggatcatgggGTTACATGGAGGTGAGTAAGTTATAAAAAGACTAGGAAGGTAGGGAGGGggcaggttataaaggactttgaaagccaaacaggattttatatttgatcttggaggcaatagggagccactggaatttattgagtagaaatGGTTAGACCTATTTTGGGAATATCAGTTTGAGTCAGATTGACTAGAATAGGGAGAGTCTTGAATCAATCATTAACCAAAAGGCAGTTTAAATAACTACGCCATAAGATAATGAGGCCTACACCAGGGTAGTGGCAAtgttagaggagaaaaggggacattTGAGAGATGtatgaaggtaaaatcaatagcATTTGGTGGTGAGAGAGTGAGGATTTGAGGATGATACCTAGTTTTAAGCCTGAGTGAGTGATTGAaagaatggtggtaccctccGCTGTAATAGGTGaattaggaaaagggaaaaaaatgagttcaTTTATGGGTGATGTAtcgagtttaagatgtctattggatatCCATTTTGAAGTGACCAATTAGTTGGAGATTCAAGTcaagagaggttagggctagagtAGACTTGAGACTctcagcatagaaatgataattgtatctatgggagctaatgagaaTCAAACAAACGAGTATAAAGAAAGAGGGCCCTGGACAGAACCCTGGGAGACACCCACAATAAACTGGTACAATCTGATCAAAGGTATAGCAAAAGTGACTGAGAAGGTTTGATCACATAGGTAGGCAGTGATCGTAGAGAAAGCAGTAtcacaaaaacctggagagaagagtGTATCAAAAAGAGGGTATTTGACAATGTCAGAacctacagagaggtcaagaaggatgaggattgagaagaggCTATTAGATTTGacaagagatcattggtaactttggagtcagcagtttctgttgaatgatgaagttggaagctAGACTACAAAATAGAGTTGAGTGGAAAGAAGTGGagacccccttctctcctctgacactacaatctctctggtgcaggccctcattacctcatcaCCTGATCACTGCAATAGCCTCTTGATTGATTGCTCTACCTCACTTCTGTCCACCCTCCACTTCATCCtacactcagctgtcaaagtgattttcctaaaaatgaAGGTCTAACCACATCAACTTcatattcagtaaattccagtggcttcctatcaccttcagaatcaaacacaaaatactctggcttt
The DNA window shown above is from Notamacropus eugenii isolate mMacEug1 chromosome 2, mMacEug1.pri_v2, whole genome shotgun sequence and carries:
- the MEPCE gene encoding 7SK snRNA methylphosphate capping enzyme isoform X2 translates to MRPEWFQGRDVLDLGCNVGHLTLSIACKWGPARVVGVDIDARLIHSARQNIRHYLSEELRLAPQPPEGAQGPEGGKGTAATRKKSCFPASLTASRGPIAAPQVPLDGADASIFPNNVVFITGNYVLDRDELVEAQAPEYDVVLCLSLTKWVHLNWGDEGLKRMFRRIYRHLRPGGILVLEPQPWSSYGKRKTLTETIYKNYYRIQLKPEQFSSYLTSPEVGFSSYELVATPHNSSKGFQRPVYLFHKANSPSH
- the MEPCE gene encoding 7SK snRNA methylphosphate capping enzyme isoform X1 translates to MIEMAAEKEPFLVPAPPPPPLKADSSGGGGTLVQPHREASSGELCGGTAQGPSPHTPTISGREGFLAPSPARAGQNPRRSGDPMAQGEAPPPDMEEERRGWGGAEVGTPAPPRQRNGFQPHRPPGTGGNKRRNSCNVGGFKHPAFKRRRRVNSDCDPVLPSNFLLGGNIFDPLNLNSLLDEEVSRALNAETPKSSPLPAKGRDPVEILIPKDITDPLSLNTCTDEAQVVRASPLKTGRKRHRHRGQHHQQQTGGPGGSDPTSSALPPTSTTPSLHGETTPQQLQQRQRSQGRDGPQPYELNTAINCRDEVVSPLLPAPQDPPGTRAAPSAASTTPAPLSSSRHHRKRRRTSSKSESGARASGQGPKEKVRARGGSRHHDHPLPAAGFKKQQSKFQYGNYCKYYGYRNPNCEDGRLRVMRPEWFQGRDVLDLGCNVGHLTLSIACKWGPARVVGVDIDARLIHSARQNIRHYLSEELRLAPQPPEGAQGPEGGKGTAATRKKSCFPASLTASRGPIAAPQVPLDGADASIFPNNVVFITGNYVLDRDELVEAQAPEYDVVLCLSLTKWVHLNWGDEGLKRMFRRIYRHLRPGGILVLEPQPWSSYGKRKTLTETIYKNYYRIQLKPEQFSSYLTSPEVGFSSYELVATPHNSSKGFQRPVYLFHKANSPSH